The following coding sequences lie in one Spinacia oleracea cultivar Varoflay chromosome 1, BTI_SOV_V1, whole genome shotgun sequence genomic window:
- the LOC110805847 gene encoding BURP domain protein RD22 — protein MDLHILPFLAFFSIFLVVSQAIPSPEIYWKKMLPNTKMPNAVKLSLPKTGNEDMVHLHDKSRALTGDTNVDVGPVKGVGVDVKQKDGGRTKVGVGWGGVIVNAGPKDKPQYVKVAPSLNPFDYRYKKSELQQQQPGRSLFFLQRDMKFGNSMKNLHFGLRTNDATFLPREKADSIPFSFNKLPSILREFEVEPESEEAKIIEETITGCKDKGIQGEEKYCATSLESLVDYVKNTLGLNVKAMSTEAKIIGSSNNVQNYTISAMKKVAGGDNNEVEATVCHKQSYAYAVFYCHKTKGTSAYMVSLMSPNGSKARAMAICHKDTSAWNPQHLAFRLLNVKPGTAPICHFLPQDHIVWVSN, from the exons ATGGATCTTCATATTCTACCATTCCTCGCCTTTTTCTCA atttttcttGTAGTAAGCCAAGCTATTCCATCACCTGAAATTTACTGGAAAAAAATGCTGCCGAATACTAAAATGCCAAATGCTGTCAAGCTTTCATTGCCTAAGACTG GTAATGAAGATATGGTCCACCTCCATGACAAGAGTAGGGCCTTAACCGGAGACACAAACGTGGATGTGGGCCCAGTGAAAGGAGTCGGGGTAGACGTAAAGCAGAAAGATGGTGGGCGCACAAAGGTTGGAGTAGGATGGGGAGGAGTTATCGTTAACGCAGGCCCAAAAGATAAGCCCCAATATGTAAAAGTAGCACCCAGCTTAAACCCATTTGACTACAGATACAAAAAGAGTGaacttcaacaacaacaacctgGACGTTCTTTGTTTTTCCTACAAAGAGACATGAAATTTGGAAACTCAATGAAAAACCTTCATTTCGGATTACGTACCAATGACGCTACCTTCTTACCTAGGGAGAAAGCAGATTCAATCCCTTTCTCTTTCAACAAGCTTCCTTCAATCCTTCGTGAGTTTGAGGTTGAGCCAGAATCCGAAGAAGCCAAGATTATCGAGGAAACAATTACAGGGTGTAAGGATAAGGGCATACAAGGTGAAGAGAAGTATTGTGCAACTTCGCTCGAGTCGTTGGTTGATTACGTGAAGAACACTCTAGGGTTAAATGTAAAAGCCATGTCTACTGAGGCTAAAATCATAGGTAGTAGTAACAATGTACAGAATTATACAATTTCTGCGATGAAGAAGGTAGCTGGTGGAGATAATAACGAGGTTGAGGCTACGGTATGTCATAAGCAAAGTTACGCTTATGCTGTGTTCTATTGTCATAAGACTAAGGGAACATCTGCATATATGGTTTCATTGATGAGCCCGAATGGGTCAAAGGCTAGGGCAATGGCTATTTGTCATAAAGATACAAGTGCTTGGAACCCTCAACATTTGGCATTTCGACTTCTTAATGTCAAACCTGGAACTGCACCTATTTGTCACTTCTTGCCCCAGGATCACATTGTATGGGTATCAAATTAA